Within Alkaliphilus flagellatus, the genomic segment ACACTGACTTTTCCCTCAAAATGTACTGTCAGCACCCTTGTACAAACACATTATTCTACGATTTATGTCCAAGACCATCCACTTGTTTATAGTCCCACCATCCATCTTTGTTTCTAAATGAATCGCTATCACTATGTCCATACTTGAACCAACATATAGAACCTGTACTAAGGCCTGAAAGTACAATTCCTGCTTCATAAGCTTCTTTCAGACATTCATCAACTTTGTAGCTACGCCATATTTCCATCATTTTTACAGTATCTCCACCACCCACGTAGATAAGATCAGCTGATAGAATTTTACTTCTTATTTCTGCATATAATGGATTTTGTTTAATCAAGTATAGTGTTTTAGTCTTACATCCTAGTTTCTTCCCATATA encodes:
- a CDS encoding Type 1 glutamine amidotransferase-like domain-containing protein, producing MPTASNEPQGYIDLFNDVYGKKLGCKTKTLYLIKQNPLYAEIRSKILSADLIYVGGGDTVKMMEIWRSYKVDECLKEAYEAGIVLSGLSTGSICWFKYGHSDSDSFRNKDGWWDYKQVDGLGHKS